A stretch of the Chlorobiota bacterium genome encodes the following:
- the topA gene encoding type I DNA topoisomerase → MLSRTLVIVESPTKAKTIKSFLPSNYVIEASLGNVRDLPANASEIPESLKKEKWARIGVDTTNGFKPLYIISPSKVKTIKKLKDLLKESDELIIATDEDREGESIGWHLLEALKPKVKVKRMVFHEITKPAIELALANTRELDTKLVKAQEARRIIDRLFGYTLSPLLWKKVAPGLSAGRVQSVAVRVIVIRELERRAFRNANFYDLKAELNKNNSTQKFEAILTTLNGKRIATGKDFNSETGKLIDGKDVILLNSNEAEKLVENLAKSNFVVLSIDEKEELRKPSPPFITSTLQQESNRKLGLSARDTMRVAQGLYEKGFITYMRTDSVNLSQTALDSIRESVITRYGNEYLSKVERKFTTKSKLAQEAHEAIRPSAEGMPTSQELKLSGDEANLYELIWKRSIATQMAEARIKFVSANIKSGDAIFRSTGRRVDFQGFFRAYVEGVDDPEAALEDKDAPLPYLNINEILNCNDLNAISHTTKPPARYTEATIIQTLEKEGVGRPSTYATIINTIQDRGYVRKISGQLVPTFTAMAVTSLLEKHFPHLVNLSFTAQMEETLDNIATGGEYSVNYLEEFYNGENGLDNTVKTREKDIDPREACTIVLPGLSAEVRVGKWGAFIETVYDGELTRASLPENTTPADLNDEIAQQIILNKLATPESIGEFPSTNQPIYLRTGPYGSYVQLGDEDKAKRTSLPKGITLENITLAQAISLLELPKVIGQHPETGKEIRVNIGRFGPYVEHNKEYASLKSTDNIFNIGLDRALELYELKKLGGTKRGLLRIVGTHPIDNSPIELYSGLRGRSSYIKCGDINAPIPKEKQVDTITLEECIEIIAERKANPPIVIEKKKTSPRKKKAI, encoded by the coding sequence AAATTATGTTATTGAGGCATCCCTTGGTAATGTGAGAGATTTGCCAGCTAATGCTTCAGAAATTCCTGAGTCTTTAAAAAAAGAGAAATGGGCTAGAATTGGTGTAGATACTACTAATGGTTTTAAACCATTATATATTATATCTCCGTCTAAAGTTAAAACAATAAAAAAATTAAAAGATTTATTAAAAGAATCTGATGAGTTAATAATTGCAACTGACGAAGACCGTGAGGGGGAATCAATTGGTTGGCATTTACTTGAAGCATTAAAGCCAAAAGTTAAAGTTAAAAGAATGGTTTTTCACGAAATAACAAAACCTGCAATTGAGTTAGCTTTAGCAAATACTCGCGAATTGGATACTAAATTAGTAAAAGCCCAAGAAGCTAGAAGAATAATTGATAGACTTTTTGGTTATACACTTTCTCCTTTATTATGGAAGAAAGTTGCACCAGGATTATCAGCAGGTAGAGTGCAATCTGTTGCTGTAAGGGTAATTGTTATTCGTGAATTAGAAAGAAGGGCATTTAGAAATGCTAATTTTTATGACTTAAAAGCTGAGTTAAATAAAAATAATTCTACTCAAAAATTTGAAGCAATCCTTACAACATTAAATGGAAAAAGAATTGCAACTGGTAAGGATTTTAATTCAGAAACTGGTAAGCTAATTGATGGAAAAGATGTAATATTGTTAAATAGTAATGAAGCTGAAAAGTTAGTAGAAAATTTAGCTAAAAGTAATTTTGTAGTTTTAAGCATCGATGAAAAAGAAGAATTAAGAAAACCTTCTCCTCCATTTATTACTTCTACGTTACAACAAGAATCCAATAGAAAGCTAGGGCTTTCTGCACGCGATACAATGCGTGTGGCTCAAGGTTTGTACGAAAAAGGGTTTATAACTTATATGAGAACTGATTCTGTAAATCTTTCTCAAACTGCTTTGGATTCAATTAGAGAGAGTGTAATTACTAGATATGGGAATGAATATTTAAGTAAAGTTGAAAGAAAATTTACTACAAAATCAAAGTTAGCCCAAGAAGCCCATGAAGCTATAAGACCTTCTGCAGAGGGCATGCCAACTTCTCAAGAATTGAAATTATCTGGTGATGAAGCAAATTTATATGAACTAATTTGGAAACGTTCAATTGCTACTCAAATGGCAGAAGCAAGAATAAAATTTGTATCTGCAAACATTAAATCTGGTGATGCAATCTTCCGATCAACTGGCAGAAGAGTTGACTTCCAAGGTTTTTTCAGAGCTTATGTTGAAGGTGTTGACGATCCGGAAGCTGCACTTGAAGATAAAGACGCACCATTACCTTATTTAAATATAAATGAAATCTTAAATTGCAATGATCTTAATGCAATTAGTCATACAACAAAACCTCCAGCAAGATATACAGAAGCTACTATTATTCAAACTTTAGAGAAAGAAGGAGTTGGCAGACCAAGTACTTATGCAACTATAATTAATACTATTCAAGATAGAGGTTACGTTCGTAAAATTAGTGGACAGTTAGTTCCTACTTTTACAGCAATGGCTGTAACTTCACTTTTAGAAAAACATTTTCCTCATTTAGTTAATTTGAGCTTTACTGCTCAAATGGAGGAAACCCTTGATAATATTGCAACAGGTGGTGAATATTCAGTGAACTATTTAGAAGAATTTTATAATGGTGAAAATGGTTTGGATAACACTGTAAAAACTAGAGAAAAAGATATTGACCCACGTGAGGCTTGTACTATTGTTTTACCAGGGCTTTCAGCTGAAGTTAGAGTTGGAAAATGGGGAGCATTTATTGAAACTGTTTATGATGGTGAGTTAACAAGGGCATCACTGCCTGAAAATACTACTCCAGCAGATTTAAACGATGAAATTGCACAACAAATTATTCTTAATAAATTAGCTACTCCAGAGTCTATCGGTGAATTTCCTTCAACTAATCAACCAATATATTTAAGAACAGGTCCTTACGGATCATACGTTCAGTTAGGAGATGAAGATAAAGCAAAAAGAACTTCTTTGCCAAAAGGTATTACATTAGAAAATATAACTTTAGCTCAAGCTATCTCTCTTTTAGAGCTTCCAAAAGTTATTGGACAACATCCTGAAACTGGTAAAGAAATTAGGGTAAATATAGGTAGATTCGGACCATATGTAGAACATAATAAAGAATATGCTTCACTCAAATCTACCGATAATATTTTTAATATAGGTTTAGATAGAGCTTTAGAACTTTATGAATTAAAAAAATTAGGGGGGACTAAAAGAGGGTTGTTAAGAATTGTTGGAACACATCCAATTGATAATAGTCCAATTGAGCTTTATAGTGGTTTGAGAGGTCGTTCATCGTATATTAAATGTGGTGATATTAATGCCCCAATACCTAAAGAAAAACAAGTTGATACTATAACTTTAGAAGAATGTATAGAGATTATTGCCGAAAGAAAAGCTAACCCTCCAATTGTTATTGAGAAAAAGAAAACTTCTCCGAGAAAAAAGAAAGCTATTTAA
- the frr gene encoding ribosome recycling factor, protein MELKLILNTTEDGMKKALEHCKVELGKLRTGRASTSMLESVQIDYYGTITALSQVGSVSAPDAHTILIQPWEKNLLGQIERAIIAANLGFSPNNDGSVIRLVVPPLTEERRKEIVKMAKKIGEESKIGVRNSRRDGMEDLKNAEKEGMSEDTRKEGETSVQKLTDKYILELEKALFEKEKEIMTV, encoded by the coding sequence ATGGAATTAAAACTAATTTTAAATACCACTGAAGATGGTATGAAAAAAGCATTAGAACATTGTAAAGTTGAGTTAGGCAAACTAAGAACTGGTAGAGCTTCTACTTCAATGTTAGAGTCTGTACAAATTGATTATTATGGTACAATAACTGCATTAAGTCAAGTTGGCTCTGTATCTGCTCCAGATGCTCACACAATTCTAATTCAACCATGGGAAAAGAATTTATTAGGTCAAATTGAAAGAGCCATAATAGCTGCAAACTTGGGATTTTCTCCAAATAATGATGGATCAGTAATTAGATTAGTTGTACCACCTTTAACTGAAGAAAGGAGGAAAGAGATTGTGAAAATGGCAAAAAAAATTGGAGAAGAATCTAAAATTGGTGTTAGAAATTCAAGACGTGATGGAATGGAAGATTTAAAAAATGCTGAGAAAGAGGGTATGAGTGAAGATACAAGAAAAGAGGGTGAAACTTCAGTTCAAAAACTTACTGATAAATACATACTTGAATTAGAAAAAGCATTATTTGAAAAAGAAAAAGAGATTATGACTGTATAG
- a CDS encoding UMP kinase gives MIIPKYKRILLKLSGEALMGNSGYGIDPAVMDFLCDEIKSIKDLGVDVAIVVGGGNIFRGMNASTQGIDRSTGDYMGMLGTVINALAFQNSLEKKGMMTRLQTAIRMEQIAEPFIRRRAVRHLEKGRIVLFGAGTGNPYFTTDSAAALRAFEVSADILVMGKNGVDGVYDSDPKKNPDAKRFLSVNFKDILKQNLRVMDMTAITLCQENKLPIAVITLDKAGVLKKFINGEKIGTTVGEVETILSE, from the coding sequence ATGATTATTCCCAAATATAAAAGAATTCTTTTAAAGTTAAGTGGAGAAGCCCTTATGGGTAATTCTGGTTATGGAATTGACCCTGCTGTAATGGACTTTTTATGCGATGAAATTAAATCAATAAAAGATTTAGGAGTTGATGTGGCAATTGTGGTTGGTGGTGGTAATATTTTTCGTGGAATGAACGCTTCAACTCAAGGAATTGACCGTTCTACAGGAGATTATATGGGGATGCTTGGAACAGTAATTAATGCTTTAGCTTTCCAAAACTCCTTAGAAAAAAAAGGGATGATGACAAGATTACAAACAGCTATTAGAATGGAACAAATTGCTGAACCGTTTATTAGAAGAAGAGCTGTTAGACACTTAGAAAAAGGCAGGATAGTTTTGTTTGGTGCTGGCACTGGGAATCCTTATTTTACTACCGATTCTGCTGCTGCTTTAAGAGCTTTTGAAGTTAGTGCTGACATATTAGTAATGGGTAAAAATGGTGTTGATGGGGTTTATGATAGTGATCCTAAAAAAAATCCAGATGCTAAAAGATTTTTATCTGTAAATTTTAAAGATATATTAAAACAAAATTTAAGAGTTATGGATATGACTGCAATTACATTGTGTCAGGAAAATAAATTACCAATTGCTGTTATAACTTTAGACAAAGCTGGAGTGTTAAAGAAATTTATAAATGGAGAAAAAATTGGAACAACTGTTGGAGAAGTTGAAACAATTTTATCAGAATAA
- a CDS encoding T9SS type A sorting domain-containing protein: MKNYITIIIVFYFVTISLKSQPHIWKEVLFIPSDIYFANFYNGVVLDSNNVIVPYSAKDIEGIDGTVLGLISTSNGGLTWEHILKNFKVEGTKTTIWPTVVEYVSNEDIFVGAKSNYILKTNDGGKSWTPILLPYLKRTDSYGYDEVVLLSMYDKNYGIALSDSEPFSVATKLYSTKDGWKTFKEVKVPQDYYIIQASSGTYSGYIKCLGKNIFVCKILNKKTKKNEYLARTTDGGETWKIIEDPVNSYIPKDSIQGRTIKFLDTLNGWCLGHIYPKDVIKETTHGYISKTTDGGNSWQFVEHIEMPIDPDTINHNRNNYYMDYFRNDKNFMLATPFSSRRDKLGKWLIDSTEEVLYWRKFYYKSKYNITPIYMGVNESKVYKDFGEYTPSNIIEYGIAINVSITPNPAHNKATIQIEKDKGEGNVSLYNILGEQVKRKDFLNESPISLDLSGIPAGCYNAVIKTKCGITIKKIIVE; the protein is encoded by the coding sequence ATGAAAAATTATATTACAATAATAATAGTTTTTTATTTTGTAACTATTTCACTAAAATCACAACCGCATATTTGGAAAGAAGTATTATTTATACCAAGTGATATTTATTTTGCAAATTTTTATAACGGAGTAGTACTTGATTCAAATAACGTGATTGTACCATATTCAGCAAAGGATATAGAGGGAATTGATGGCACTGTATTGGGATTAATAAGTACGAGTAATGGTGGATTAACATGGGAACATATACTAAAAAATTTTAAAGTTGAAGGCACAAAAACTACCATTTGGCCAACAGTAGTAGAATATGTTTCAAATGAAGATATATTCGTTGGAGCTAAATCTAATTACATATTAAAAACAAACGATGGTGGTAAATCATGGACACCAATTTTGTTGCCATATTTGAAAAGAACAGATTCTTATGGTTATGATGAAGTAGTTTTACTAAGTATGTACGATAAAAATTATGGAATAGCATTGTCTGATAGTGAACCATTCAGTGTAGCAACAAAATTATATTCAACAAAGGATGGATGGAAAACATTTAAAGAGGTTAAAGTACCACAAGACTATTATATAATACAAGCATCATCAGGAACATATTCAGGTTATATAAAGTGTTTAGGTAAAAATATATTCGTCTGTAAAATATTAAATAAGAAAACCAAAAAGAATGAATACTTAGCAAGAACTACAGATGGAGGAGAAACATGGAAAATAATAGAAGATCCAGTAAATTCGTATATACCAAAAGACTCAATACAAGGCAGAACAATTAAATTTTTAGATACACTTAACGGATGGTGTTTAGGTCATATATATCCAAAGGATGTAATTAAGGAAACAACACATGGATATATATCAAAAACAACAGATGGAGGAAATAGTTGGCAATTTGTGGAACATATAGAAATGCCAATAGACCCAGATACAATAAACCATAATAGAAATAATTATTATATGGATTATTTTAGAAACGATAAAAATTTTATGTTAGCAACCCCATTTTCAAGTAGAAGAGATAAATTAGGGAAATGGTTAATAGATAGTACAGAAGAAGTATTATACTGGAGAAAGTTTTATTATAAAAGCAAATACAATATAACACCAATATATATGGGAGTAAACGAAAGCAAAGTATATAAAGATTTCGGAGAATATACACCATCTAATATAATAGAATATGGAATAGCAATAAACGTAAGTATAACCCCAAACCCAGCCCACAACAAAGCCACAATACAAATAGAGAAAGATAAAGGAGAAGGGAATGTAAGTTTATATAATATATTAGGTGAGCAAGTAAAGAGAAAAGACTTTTTAAATGAAAGCCCTATAAGCCTTGATTTAAGCGGTATTCCAGCAGGATGTTATAATGCAGTAATAAAAACAAAATGTGGAATAACTATAAAGAAAATAATAGTTGAGTAA
- a CDS encoding T9SS type A sorting domain-containing protein gives MKIDKNRMKSIIVFLIFINLDVYSQKVHIWKKVFDFNNVYIGRIIDAEIIDSLNSIVLVSESTNLIKYKIKKSTDRGKSWEEINSNFQFEPQCLSSPKINTIYIGGPSRNLLITKNNGLDWENKKLKVGKISDGYSVFLISMYNENEGIALLTQDVFYGLTELYSTNDGWKTYEKVKPPNGFSFVNPLAFRKPYIKCISKGVYFTNVIEKSDTMQKEQLALSKNSGESWQIISKSSIFKEPSDSIRGNSFDFIDSVNGYAFGDLNVNNDSMPWGILSKTTNGGQTWDKKNVFTLPYIVINPIKGAVYNGGISVKNDTTGIIAMPFASRFYNNENKLRIDSVELESWFSRLFVKSRGKIESYLAYTSFEKVDNLLADFGEYTPSNIIEYGIAINVSITPNPAHNEATIQIEKDKGEGNVSLYNLLGEQVKRKDFLHESPISLDLSGIPAGCYNAVIKTKCGITIKKIIVE, from the coding sequence ATGAAAATAGATAAAAATAGAATGAAATCAATAATTGTCTTTTTAATTTTTATAAATTTAGATGTTTATTCCCAAAAAGTACATATTTGGAAAAAGGTTTTTGACTTTAATAATGTATATATAGGTCGAATAATTGATGCTGAAATAATAGACTCATTAAATTCTATAGTTTTAGTTTCAGAATCCACAAATTTAATAAAATACAAGATAAAAAAATCAACTGACAGAGGTAAATCATGGGAAGAAATAAATTCAAACTTTCAATTTGAACCACAATGTTTATCATCACCAAAAATTAATACAATATACATAGGAGGACCATCAAGAAATTTGTTAATAACCAAGAATAATGGATTGGATTGGGAAAATAAAAAATTGAAAGTTGGAAAAATTAGTGATGGTTATTCTGTATTTTTAATATCAATGTATAATGAAAATGAAGGAATTGCCTTGTTAACTCAAGATGTATTTTATGGCTTAACAGAATTATATTCCACAAATGATGGATGGAAAACATATGAAAAAGTAAAACCACCAAATGGATTTAGTTTTGTAAATCCTTTAGCATTTCGAAAACCATATATCAAATGTATTTCAAAGGGTGTTTATTTTACAAATGTAATAGAAAAATCAGATACAATGCAAAAGGAACAATTAGCATTATCTAAAAATAGTGGTGAAAGTTGGCAGATAATATCAAAATCTAGTATATTTAAAGAACCATCAGACAGTATTCGAGGAAATTCATTCGATTTCATAGATTCTGTAAATGGTTATGCATTTGGAGATCTCAATGTAAATAATGATTCTATGCCATGGGGCATACTATCTAAAACAACCAATGGAGGACAAACTTGGGATAAAAAAAATGTTTTCACATTACCATATATTGTAATTAATCCAATTAAAGGTGCAGTTTATAATGGTGGAATAAGTGTTAAAAATGATACAACAGGAATAATTGCAATGCCTTTTGCAAGTAGATTTTATAATAATGAAAATAAATTAAGGATTGATTCAGTAGAATTAGAATCTTGGTTTAGCAGGTTATTTGTAAAATCTAGAGGTAAAATAGAATCATATTTAGCTTACACATCATTTGAAAAAGTAGATAATTTACTAGCAGATTTCGGAGAATATACACCATCTAATATAATAGAATATGGAATAGCAATAAACGTAAGTATAACCCCAAACCCAGCCCACAACGAAGCCACAATACAAATAGAGAAAGATAAAGGAGAAGGGAATGTAAGTTTATATAATCTATTAGGTGAGCAAGTAAAGAGAAAAGACTTTTTACATGAAAGCCCTATAAGCCTTGACTTAAGCGGTATTCCAGCAGGATGTTATAATGCAGTAATAAAAACAAAATGTGGAATAACTATAAAGAAAATAATAGTTGAGTAA
- a CDS encoding menaquinone biosynthesis decarboxylase has translation MKGYNTTEDFIKALEAAGELIRVQKEVDPILEVSEIACRVMAMQGPALLFENVKGASMPLLINAYGSEKKMLMALGANSFNEISERMMDLLELKAPTSFKETMKMLPTIAGIRKFPPRTVKNAPCQEVTYTNNEIDLNLIPIIKCWPQDGGNFITLPQVITKSLKSGVQNVGMYRMQVIDKRTTFLHSQSHHGTAAHIREYNEAGITKIPCVVAIGGSSVSTYAATAPMPPELDEWILAGFLRNEPVDMVKAITCDLKVPAEADIILEGYIDTQDTRTEGPFGDHTGFYTLKDEYPTFHITTITTRKNPIYWTTIVGRPPKEDYFLGKATERIFLNILKKTVPEIVDMNLPVFGVFHNFCFVSIRKEYPYHARKVMNALWGLGQMSLTKYLVVVDSDIDVQNTNEVLFYVGANVDPQRDMQFTRGPIDVLDHASDIMGIGSKVGIDATRKWDGEGFKRLWPKDLKMDKEVVESVTSKWLEYGIPEKLMAGVEIVRGEKLLTELEARSGGGKIGNIESKEAQL, from the coding sequence TTGAAAGGATATAATACAACAGAAGATTTTATAAAAGCACTGGAAGCTGCTGGAGAACTAATTCGAGTTCAAAAAGAAGTAGATCCAATTCTTGAGGTTTCAGAAATTGCTTGTAGAGTTATGGCAATGCAAGGTCCAGCCCTATTGTTTGAAAATGTCAAGGGTGCATCTATGCCATTACTTATTAATGCATACGGTTCTGAAAAGAAAATGTTAATGGCACTTGGTGCAAATTCCTTTAATGAAATCTCTGAAAGGATGATGGATTTGTTAGAATTAAAAGCCCCAACTTCTTTTAAAGAAACAATGAAAATGTTGCCTACAATAGCGGGCATCAGAAAATTTCCACCGAGAACAGTTAAGAATGCTCCTTGCCAGGAAGTTACATATACAAACAATGAGATTGATTTGAATTTAATTCCGATAATTAAATGTTGGCCCCAAGATGGTGGCAATTTTATTACTTTACCTCAAGTAATAACTAAAAGTTTAAAGTCTGGAGTTCAAAATGTTGGAATGTATAGAATGCAGGTTATTGATAAAAGGACAACTTTTTTGCATTCTCAATCTCATCATGGTACAGCTGCACATATCAGAGAATATAATGAGGCTGGTATTACAAAAATACCTTGCGTAGTGGCAATTGGGGGTTCAAGTGTTTCAACCTATGCAGCTACTGCTCCAATGCCTCCAGAGCTTGATGAATGGATTCTTGCAGGTTTCCTTAGGAATGAGCCTGTTGATATGGTAAAGGCTATTACATGCGATTTGAAAGTCCCAGCTGAAGCAGATATAATTTTAGAAGGCTATATAGATACTCAAGACACAAGAACTGAAGGTCCTTTTGGAGATCATACTGGATTTTATACGCTTAAGGACGAATACCCAACTTTTCATATAACTACAATAACCACAAGGAAAAATCCAATTTATTGGACAACAATTGTGGGTAGGCCCCCTAAAGAAGATTATTTTTTAGGTAAAGCAACTGAAAGAATATTTTTAAATATTTTAAAAAAAACTGTTCCAGAAATTGTTGATATGAACTTACCAGTATTTGGAGTATTTCATAATTTTTGTTTTGTTTCCATTCGTAAAGAATATCCGTATCATGCAAGAAAAGTTATGAATGCATTATGGGGACTTGGACAAATGTCATTAACAAAATATTTAGTAGTTGTGGATAGTGATATTGATGTTCAAAATACTAATGAAGTTTTGTTTTATGTTGGAGCAAACGTTGACCCACAAAGAGATATGCAATTTACTAGAGGACCAATTGATGTGCTAGATCATGCAAGTGATATAATGGGGATTGGGAGTAAAGTTGGAATTGATGCAACACGTAAATGGGATGGTGAAGGCTTTAAAAGACTATGGCCTAAAGACTTAAAAATGGATAAAGAGGTTGTTGAAAGTGTAACTTCTAAATGGCTTGAATATGGTATTCCAGAGAAACTAATGGCTGGAGTTGAAATTGTTAGAGGTGAAAAATTATTAACTGAATTAGAAGCAAGAAGTGGAGGTGGAAAAATTGGAAATATAGAAAGTAAAGAAGCTCAATTATAA
- a CDS encoding DUF899 family protein: MTYQETDNQIEAIQTEIEVLRMKILELRKERPLEEFDDYALLDKDGNTVMLSSLFQDKDELLVIHNMGKSCTYCTLWADGFSSLTKPLNDRVPFVLISPNPPSIMKEFSESRNWEFNCISAHDSNFIKDVGYSYLKGGRTYYNPGVSAFVKKDNKIYRSNKDYFGPGDTYNNVWHFFELLSKGCNDWQPKYHY; the protein is encoded by the coding sequence ATGACTTATCAAGAAACAGACAATCAGATTGAAGCAATACAAACTGAAATTGAAGTGCTTAGAATGAAGATATTAGAGCTTCGTAAGGAAAGACCTTTAGAAGAATTTGATGATTATGCACTTTTAGATAAAGATGGAAATACAGTTATGTTATCTTCTCTTTTTCAAGATAAAGATGAGTTGTTAGTTATTCATAATATGGGGAAAAGTTGTACATATTGCACTTTATGGGCAGATGGATTTAGCAGCTTAACAAAACCTTTAAATGATAGGGTACCTTTCGTTCTTATTTCTCCAAATCCTCCATCAATTATGAAAGAATTTTCTGAAAGTAGGAATTGGGAATTCAATTGTATTTCTGCTCACGATTCAAATTTTATAAAAGACGTAGGTTATTCATATTTAAAAGGTGGCAGAACATATTATAATCCTGGAGTTTCAGCTTTTGTTAAAAAAGATAATAAAATTTATAGATCTAATAAAGACTATTTTGGTCCAGGAGATACTTATAATAATGTTTGGCATTTCTTTGAACTATTGTCAAAAGGATGTAACGATTGGCAACCTAAGTATCATTATTAA
- the era gene encoding GTPase Era, whose amino-acid sequence MINENFKTGYVAIVGEPNTGKSTLLNSILGVHLSIVSKKPQTTRKNVMGIYSNDEAQIIFTDTPGVLSPAYLLQEKMLGYIEHALGDTDVVLLMLDMLSPDFERLAETALGGITKLGKPVILVLNKVDALDDRNVTLPVIEKYNNMKIFKEIVPISALKNDNVELLTKLIIENLPIGEILYDPEQVSDQPQRFFVSELIREQAFKMFKKELPYSVEIEIIKFQESNGKDKTRITADIIVERESQKGIVIGKGGSMLKLLGTNARLSIEEFLGEKIYLELFVKVKEGWKSNESRLKGFGY is encoded by the coding sequence ATGATAAATGAAAATTTTAAAACTGGTTACGTTGCAATTGTTGGCGAACCAAATACAGGCAAATCTACATTGCTAAATTCTATTTTAGGTGTACACCTTTCAATAGTGTCTAAGAAACCCCAAACAACACGTAAAAACGTAATGGGGATTTATTCTAATGATGAAGCCCAAATTATTTTTACTGATACTCCTGGAGTTCTTTCACCAGCTTATCTTTTACAGGAAAAAATGCTAGGATATATTGAGCATGCTTTAGGAGACACAGATGTTGTGCTGTTAATGTTAGACATGCTTTCACCAGATTTTGAAAGACTTGCAGAAACAGCTTTAGGAGGTATTACTAAATTAGGTAAACCTGTAATTTTAGTATTAAATAAAGTTGATGCTCTTGATGATAGAAACGTCACTTTGCCTGTTATTGAAAAATATAATAATATGAAAATTTTTAAAGAAATTGTTCCAATTTCTGCTTTAAAAAATGATAATGTTGAGCTTTTAACAAAGTTAATTATTGAGAACCTACCTATTGGTGAAATTTTGTACGATCCAGAACAAGTTAGCGATCAGCCACAAAGATTTTTTGTAAGTGAGTTAATAAGAGAACAAGCCTTCAAAATGTTTAAGAAAGAATTACCTTATTCAGTTGAGATTGAAATTATTAAGTTTCAAGAATCTAATGGTAAAGATAAAACACGTATTACAGCAGATATAATTGTTGAACGAGAATCACAAAAAGGAATTGTTATTGGGAAAGGTGGTAGTATGTTAAAGCTTCTCGGTACAAATGCTAGGCTTTCAATTGAAGAATTTTTAGGTGAGAAAATATACTTAGAACTATTTGTTAAAGTTAAAGAAGGATGGAAATCAAACGAAAGTAGATTAAAAGGTTTTGGCTATTAG
- a CDS encoding DUF2721 domain-containing protein, whose translation MGNEIGLGILTSMLTPAILISACGTLILSTSSRLGRVVDRVRNLFVRFEELSQHGEVKENNSKRISIIFSQLSKLTKRSKYLQRGITSFYVSLSFFVGTSVVIGILNVIGKEFNWIPIALGIFGAVILLYGSIMLILETKLALSSVHEEMDFLLEMGQVFAPKELLEIKKKKLFS comes from the coding sequence ATGGGAAACGAAATTGGTTTAGGCATTTTAACTTCAATGTTAACTCCTGCAATTCTTATTTCAGCTTGTGGAACTCTCATTTTATCTACATCTTCAAGATTAGGTAGAGTTGTTGATAGAGTTAGAAATTTATTTGTTAGGTTTGAGGAACTATCTCAACATGGTGAGGTTAAAGAAAATAATAGCAAACGAATTTCAATAATATTCTCTCAATTAAGTAAACTTACAAAAAGATCTAAATATCTACAAAGAGGTATTACAAGTTTTTATGTTAGTTTAAGTTTTTTTGTAGGGACAAGTGTTGTTATTGGAATATTAAATGTAATTGGTAAAGAATTTAATTGGATTCCAATTGCATTAGGAATTTTTGGAGCTGTAATTTTACTTTATGGAAGTATAATGCTTATTCTAGAAACTAAACTTGCATTGAGTAGTGTTCATGAAGAAATGGATTTTTTATTGGAAATGGGTCAAGTATTTGCACCTAAAGAACTCCTTGAAATAAAGAAGAAAAAACTTTTTAGTTAA